In a single window of the Zea mays cultivar B73 chromosome 5, Zm-B73-REFERENCE-NAM-5.0, whole genome shotgun sequence genome:
- the LOC103627509 gene encoding F-box protein At5g51370-like isoform 1 (isoform 1 is encoded by transcript variant 1) — MPEPGGRCLGDLGGQRQVLKGWPDLWLVGDKPGLRALSTAAMAAAPQPPPLEADQTLALPDVLLLRVLACLPEPQLTGAASLVCRRWTRLAGRLRRRLAVRDWAFVAHRLPYRFPDLADLDLFPASIAAPTTAVPHGAAASPLLTCGVVSLTLDTSADPPLGACRFIDDDALDRGLAAVAASFPNLSRLSATAASESGGLMAIAVGCPTLQELELHRCTDLALRPVSAFAHLQILRIVAASPALYGTAEGGGVTDIGLTILAHGCKRLVKLELQGCEGSYDGIAAVGRCCAMLEELTIADHRMDGGWLAALAFCGNLKTLRLQSCSRIDDDPGPAEHLGACLTLESLQLHRCQLRDRSALHALFLVCEGAREIQFQNCWGLEDDMFALAGLCRRVKILLLEGCSLLTTRGLESVITSWGDLQSLEVVTCNKIKDEEITPTLAELFSNLKELKWRPDNKSLLAASLVGTGMGKKGRVFFKRLILPAHQRIKGKVLNNSAGVAA; from the exons ATGCCTGAGCCCGGCGGCCGCTGCCTCGGCGACCTCGGCGGTCAGCGCCAGGTGCTCAAGGGCTGGCCTGACCTGTGGCTGGTGGGGGACAAGCCCGGCCTCCGCGCGCTCTCCACCGCGGCCATGGCCGCCGCgccccagccgccgccgctcGAGGCCGACCAAACCCTAGCGCTCCCGGACGTGCTTCTCCTCCGCGTCCTCGCCTGCCTCCCTGAGCCCCAGCTCACGGGCGCCGCCTCGCTCGTCTGCAGGCGGTGGACGCGCCTCGCGGGGCGCCTGCGCCGCCGCCTCGCCGTGCGGGACTGGGCCTTCGTCGCGCACCGACTGCCATACCGCTTCCCGGACCTGGCCGACCTCGACCTGTTCCCGGCCTCTATCGCCGCGCCCACCACGGCGGTGCCCCACGGCGCCGCTGCCTCCCCGCTTCTCACCTGCGGCGTGGTCTCGCTAACCCTAGACACCAGCGCAGACCCGCCGCTCGGCGCCTGCCGGTTCATCGACGACGACGCGCTCGACCGGGGACTCGCCGCCGTCGCCGCTAGCTTCCCCAACCTCAGCCGCCTCTCGGCCACCGCCGCCTCTGAGTCCGGCGGGCTCATGGCCATCGCTGTCGGATGCCCGACGCTTCAGGAGCTCGAGCTCCACCGCTGCACCGACCTCGCCCTCCGCCCGGTTTCCGCCTTCGCGCACCTCCAGATCCTCCGCATTGTCGCCGCGTCCCCCGCGCTCTACGGCACCGCCGAGGGCGGCGGCGTCACTGACATCGGCCTCACCATCCTGGCCCATGGATGCAAGCGGCTGGTCAAGCTGGAGCTTCAGGGTTGCGAGGGGAGCTACGACGGCATCGCGGCTGTGGGGCGCTGCTGTGCGATGCTTGAGGAGCTCACCATCGCTGACCACAGGATGGACGGTGGGTGGCTTGCCGCGCTAGCCTTCTGTGGGAATCTCAAGACCCTGCGGCTGCAGAGTTGCAGTAGGATCGACGACGACCCTGGCCCAGCGGAACACCTTGGTGCTTGTCTCACGCTCGAGAGCCTGCAGCTGCATCGGTGCCAGCTGCGTGACCGTAGCGCCCTCCACGCCCTCTTTTTGGTCTGTGAGGGAGCCCGTGAGATACAGTTCCAGAATTGCTGGGGGCTTGAAGATGATATGTTTGCCTTGGCTGGCCTATGCAG GAGAGTAAAAATCCTGTTGTTAGAAGGGTGCTCACTATTAACAACTCGAGGTCTAGAATCGGTGATAACCTCATGGGGCGACCTCCAGAGTCTAGAAGTTGTTACCTGCAACAAAATCAAGGATGAGGAAATAACTCCTACCCTTGCAGAGCTTTTCTCCAATCTCAAAGAGCTGAAGTGGCGGCCCGACAACAAGTCACTTCTTGCTGCAAGCCTCGTTGGCACTGGGATGGGAAAGAAGGGCAGGGTATTTTTCAAAAGG CTTATCTTACCTGCCCATCAACGAATCAAAGGGAAGGTGCTCAACAATTCAGCAGGTGTTGCTGCTTAG
- the LOC103627509 gene encoding F-box protein At5g51370-like isoform 2 (isoform 2 is encoded by transcript variant 2) — MPEPGGRCLGDLGGQRQVLKGWPDLWLVGDKPGLRALSTAAMAAAPQPPPLEADQTLALPDVLLLRVLACLPEPQLTGAASLVCRRWTRLAGRLRRRLAVRDWAFVAHRLPYRFPDLADLDLFPASIAAPTTAVPHGAAASPLLTCGVVSLTLDTSADPPLGACRFIDDDALDRGLAAVAASFPNLSRLSATAASESGGLMAIAVGCPTLQELELHRCTDLALRPVSAFAHLQILRIVAASPALYGTAEGGGVTDIGLTILAHGCKRLVKLELQGCEGSYDGIAAVGRCCAMLEELTIADHRMDGGWLAALAFCGNLKTLRLQSCSRIDDDPGPAEHLGACLTLESLQLHRCQLRDRSALHALFLVCEGAREIQFQNCWGLEDDMFALAGLCRRVKILLLEGCSLLTTRGLESVITSWGDLQSLEVVTCNKIKDEEITPTLAELFSNLKELKWRPDNKSLLAASLVGTGMGKKGRVFFKRV; from the exons ATGCCTGAGCCCGGCGGCCGCTGCCTCGGCGACCTCGGCGGTCAGCGCCAGGTGCTCAAGGGCTGGCCTGACCTGTGGCTGGTGGGGGACAAGCCCGGCCTCCGCGCGCTCTCCACCGCGGCCATGGCCGCCGCgccccagccgccgccgctcGAGGCCGACCAAACCCTAGCGCTCCCGGACGTGCTTCTCCTCCGCGTCCTCGCCTGCCTCCCTGAGCCCCAGCTCACGGGCGCCGCCTCGCTCGTCTGCAGGCGGTGGACGCGCCTCGCGGGGCGCCTGCGCCGCCGCCTCGCCGTGCGGGACTGGGCCTTCGTCGCGCACCGACTGCCATACCGCTTCCCGGACCTGGCCGACCTCGACCTGTTCCCGGCCTCTATCGCCGCGCCCACCACGGCGGTGCCCCACGGCGCCGCTGCCTCCCCGCTTCTCACCTGCGGCGTGGTCTCGCTAACCCTAGACACCAGCGCAGACCCGCCGCTCGGCGCCTGCCGGTTCATCGACGACGACGCGCTCGACCGGGGACTCGCCGCCGTCGCCGCTAGCTTCCCCAACCTCAGCCGCCTCTCGGCCACCGCCGCCTCTGAGTCCGGCGGGCTCATGGCCATCGCTGTCGGATGCCCGACGCTTCAGGAGCTCGAGCTCCACCGCTGCACCGACCTCGCCCTCCGCCCGGTTTCCGCCTTCGCGCACCTCCAGATCCTCCGCATTGTCGCCGCGTCCCCCGCGCTCTACGGCACCGCCGAGGGCGGCGGCGTCACTGACATCGGCCTCACCATCCTGGCCCATGGATGCAAGCGGCTGGTCAAGCTGGAGCTTCAGGGTTGCGAGGGGAGCTACGACGGCATCGCGGCTGTGGGGCGCTGCTGTGCGATGCTTGAGGAGCTCACCATCGCTGACCACAGGATGGACGGTGGGTGGCTTGCCGCGCTAGCCTTCTGTGGGAATCTCAAGACCCTGCGGCTGCAGAGTTGCAGTAGGATCGACGACGACCCTGGCCCAGCGGAACACCTTGGTGCTTGTCTCACGCTCGAGAGCCTGCAGCTGCATCGGTGCCAGCTGCGTGACCGTAGCGCCCTCCACGCCCTCTTTTTGGTCTGTGAGGGAGCCCGTGAGATACAGTTCCAGAATTGCTGGGGGCTTGAAGATGATATGTTTGCCTTGGCTGGCCTATGCAG GAGAGTAAAAATCCTGTTGTTAGAAGGGTGCTCACTATTAACAACTCGAGGTCTAGAATCGGTGATAACCTCATGGGGCGACCTCCAGAGTCTAGAAGTTGTTACCTGCAACAAAATCAAGGATGAGGAAATAACTCCTACCCTTGCAGAGCTTTTCTCCAATCTCAAAGAGCTGAAGTGGCGGCCCGACAACAAGTCACTTCTTGCTGCAAGCCTCGTTGGCACTGGGATGGGAAAGAAGGGCAGGGTATTTTTCAAAAGGGTATGA